In Streptomyces puniciscabiei, the genomic stretch AGTCGCCGCGCAGCAGCAGCCCGGTGACCCGCTCCCAGTCCCACACATGCCCGCTGACGACACACATCTCGAACATGTCGAGCCAGGTCCGCGCGGTGGGCGCTTCCTTGACGACGTCCCGGAAGGTGATGGGCCCGTCCCCGAACTCGTCGTCGTCCGGGTCCGTGCTGATCCGCTCCCCGATGAGGGGGAACCGGAGTTCCTGGTCCCCGTTCGGGAAGCACATGATGCTCAGCACTCCGTGCACACACTCCGCGGCAGTGACCGCGACCGTGCCGGTCGCAGCGTCGAGCCCCGGCTCCGTCACCGTTCGCGCGGCGAGATGGTCGAGCAGTTCGTCCGCCATGGCCCGGATCAGCGTCGGCGAGATGCTGCCGTACCGCAGCGAGTGCCACCGTCTGTAGGCCCGCCCGTCGATGTCGTCGAGCGCCTCGGCCAACCGCTGCTCGCCGACCTGATGGCATGTCACAGTCCGCACGTACCCCGCCCCTTCATGAACCCCATGACTGGACGAAGCACGTTATCAACGGGCACTGACAGCACTACTGGGGCCTCGGCGATCCCAAGCTGCTCGACGAGGTAGCCGGCGCTCGCGTGCATTGTTGAGGAACGCCGGCTACGGCATGCCCCCTGCGAGTGACGGTGCCGATCACCGCTGCCACCTGGGCTTCTGTCTCTGCCACCGTCATGAACGAGCGGGGCGGCGGCGCGCCAACCAGGCCGGCGTACCCGGCGGGGGCACCGCTGCTCGAGTGGTTCTCCTTTGCGGCGCCCGGCCGCAAGGTGTCGCCCGCGCGGGACCGTCCCGGGCGACCTCGTCCTCCGCGTCCACCAGCGGCCGTCAAGCCCAGGAATGGCGCAGGCCTGGAATGCTGCCCCTTCACCAGTGCCCGCACCGAGCCCGGCGCCGTACCGGTCACCGCGCTGCGACACCCCGCCGCACCGACGACTGCTGCTGCTGGTATCCCCAGCCCCGACGAAGGCGCTGCCGCGACCTGGGTGGCTCGACCCTCGCGCCGGTACATGCGATGGCCGGTGCCCCTGTGGGGGCACCGCACGAGGTTTGCCCGGCGCTTCAACTGAGTCGTGCCTCAGCGAAAAGCGGCGATGCTCCGGGCGACCCAGTCGTTGAAGGAGCGCGGGGCGCGGCCGACGACTCGTTCCACGTCCGGGCTGATCCGCAGTTCGGCGGGGTTCGGGGCGGCGATGATGTCCAGGGTGTCGTCGGCGAGCTCCGGCGGCACGAACTGGGTCATTGCGGCCTTGGCCTCCTCGCGGGTGAGTTCGTGGAACCGCACCGGCGAGCCGAGCGCGGCGGCGATGGCTTCCGTCTGCTGACGCGGCGTGATCACGTCGGGCCCGGTCAGCTCGAAGACTCCGCCGGTGTGCCGGTCGTCCAGCAGGCAGGCCGCCGCGACCTCGGCGATGTCCGCCGGGTCGACGATCGGAACCCCGACGTCGCCGAAGGGTGCGGCGACCGTCCCTTGCGTACGGACCGACTCCGCCCAGGCCAAGGCGTTGGAGGCGAAGCCGCCCGGTCGCAGGACGGCCCAGTCCAGGCCGGACTCCCTCAACGCTTCCTCCACCGCACGCATCGCGATCCGCGACGGGCCGAGCGGCCTGGTCGCCACGCCCTGCGAAGAGAGCAGGACGGCCCGGCGGACTCCGCTGGCCGCGGCCAGCTCGATGATGTCGGTCGGCCTGGCTTCAGGGGCGTGCAGGTCGCCGGACAGCAGAAGGAACAGCGCCTTCGCCCCGTCCAACGCGGGGGTGAGGCTCTGCGGCTCGGCCAGGTCAGCCGACACGTGCCGGACCCCGTCCGGCACCGCCGCCGCGTGCCGAGACACCGCTGTCACGTGCTCGCCCGCTTCGGCCAGGGCCTGTGTCAAAGGCCGGCCCACATTCCCGGTAGCCCCGGTCACCACGATCATGTTCAGCTCCTAGTCCCGTGTGCGCTGTGGCAGTTGACGCTAGGAGTCGGGCTTACTTTCCGTAAGAACATACCCAGAGGTAAGCTCCTGACATGACGGAAGGCGCGCAGCCGACGCAGGTCGAGGCGAGCAAACCGTATGAGGTGTTTCACACCGACTGCCCTGCGCGCGACGTGGTCGACCACGTGACCAGCAGGTGGGGAATCTGGGTACTGATCTCCTTGCGGAGCAACGACCTTCGGTTTTACGAGCTGCGCGACAGCATCCGGGGCATCAGCGAGAAGATGCTCGCTCAGACACTGCGCGCACTGGTCCAGGACGGCCTGGTCTGGCGGGAGGTCGAGCCCACGACGCCGCCCCAAGTCACCTATGGGCTGACCGAGTTCGGTCAGGACGTCGGCAAGCCGCTGACGGACTTGTTCGACCGGATCACACAGCGGCTTCCACCCAGCGGAACGTCCGCCGAGGAGCGGCTGAGCGCAACAGGTCGAGCGAGCAGCTGACCACCCCAGGCTCTCAACGCCTTCGGAGATCGACGGCGCGCTCGCCCTCATGGACACCATGACCGTGGACAAGCTGGAGGGCCCCGAGTTCCGAGACCGCGGCGAAGAAGACGACCGCGAGGAAGACGACGGGCCGCTCACCGCGCAGCGCCTGACAGCGTGTCCGGTGGATCGGTTCCTTGCCCACCGGACACGCCCCGGCACTGCGGAGCCGGACGTGGTCCGGCTTGGCCGCCCCTTTGTCCGGCCTGTGTCCTGCATCCCCCGGCGGGCGGCCCCCGCCACGCCGGGAGGGCCCGCCGCGAGGCTACTCGGGGCGGTTTCGCGTCAGTCGTTGACGCAGACGTTGCCGAACGTCGGGTTCAGCAGGCCGACGATGTCGATGCTGTTGCCGCACGCGTTGATCGGCACATGGACCGGCACCTGGATCACATTGCCGGAGACGACGCCGGGCGAGCCCACCGCTGCGCCTTCGGCGCCGGAGTCGGCGAAGGCGGCCCCGGAGCCCCCGAGGATGGCTGCCGCAGCCAGGGTGCAGGCGGCGACGGTGGTACGGATACGCATGTTCCCTCCCATGGATGGTGGTCTCGAACCGGCGGTGCCAGTCGGCAGGACTGCCAAGGAGCGCCGGCCGCAGGGAAGAAGATCTCCGGGTCCGTCCCGTACAAACGGTTCAGGCACCTGGTTCCACCGAACCGGTGATGACCTCGACTCATGCTGTACAAAGGCTGTACGGCAACGCGGCCGATCACCCCGATCGGGTACGCCGGTATCCGTCGGACATGACGGATGCGGAGTGGGCGGCGATCCGGCTGTTGCTGCCGGTGCCGGCCCTCCCAGGGGCGGGGCGGGCAGCCCGAGGGCCACTGCCACCGCCAGATGCTGGACGCGATCCGCTACCTGGTCGCATCAAGCGGACACAAGTCGTCGGCATGCCTCCCTCATCCCAGGCGAAACCATGCCTGACCAGCGGAGAGCAAGGGATCACGTTCGGTTGGACTACGGCTTCTGAGCTTGGTCATGTGCTGCCGGATGAAGATGCGGGAGGAGAGCATCGGTTCCTTTCCGCAGCTTCGCCTCCGCCGTCGAGACCGGCGCACCTTCTACCGGGCGCGGTGACCGGGGGCCACGTGCGGTGGCAGGCGCCGTCACCGTGCCCCTTCCTTGCGAACCATCGCCCTGGCCCGCGGCATTGGTCAGGAGCTTGCCCAGTGCCGTGAGCTCGTGCCGGACCGCACGGCCGTCACGCACCGTGTCGATCAGTCCGGCTTCGCGGAGGGCAGCCGCGTGGGTAGAGGCCGCGCCCGGGCTGACTGCAAGGTTGGCGGCCAGCTCGCTGGTGCTCAGTGGATCGCTCAGCAGGCGCAGTGTGCGCGCTCGGGTGCTGCCCAGGACCGGAGCGAGCGCGTCCTCACCCAGAGCGGCGGGCAGGAATGGTGTGCCCGGACCGGCCGGATAGACCACCAGCAGTGGCTGATCCTCGTTGTCGCCGACCAGAGTCGCACCGGTCCAATGGAACGTGGGCAGTAGAACCAGGCCACGACCGGCTGCCGCCACGTGCCGCGAATAGGGCGCGTCGACCTCCCAGCAACCGTCGACCAGCCGGGAGCCTGGACACAGTGTGGCCAGCGCGCCGACGACCCCGCGCTCGGCCGCGTCGAGAGCGTAGCGAGCGAGCTCGGCCTTGTGGCCAGCCGTCACTTGGGGCCAGGTCGCGCCGAACGCAGCGTCAAAGGCATCGTTCAGGCCCAGGCACAACCGCTCTCGGGAGGTGACGTCACCGTGGACCAGATCCCTCAGCCAAGGGGGCATGGGGCCCCTCCGCCTGGCCCAAGCTTGTTCGACACCTGCCCGCACCAGGGTGATGGGGGCGGCCCGGACCGCGTCCAGGCCGGTCGCCAGGTCCGTGCTCAGCGGGTCGAGGAATGCCGGACCCATGTATGCGGAGATCAGGTCCCACAGCGGGCGGGTGGTGCCGGGCAGGCGCTGGCGTAATCCGCGCCGCCACCGCCCGAACACCTGCTCCGAATCCGGGCGCAGCAGCATCATCAGTGC encodes the following:
- a CDS encoding SDR family oxidoreductase — its product is MIVVTGATGNVGRPLTQALAEAGEHVTAVSRHAAAVPDGVRHVSADLAEPQSLTPALDGAKALFLLLSGDLHAPEARPTDIIELAAASGVRRAVLLSSQGVATRPLGPSRIAMRAVEEALRESGLDWAVLRPGGFASNALAWAESVRTQGTVAAPFGDVGVPIVDPADIAEVAAACLLDDRHTGGVFELTGPDVITPRQQTEAIAAALGSPVRFHELTREEAKAAMTQFVPPELADDTLDIIAAPNPAELRISPDVERVVGRAPRSFNDWVARSIAAFR
- a CDS encoding winged helix-turn-helix transcriptional regulator → MTEGAQPTQVEASKPYEVFHTDCPARDVVDHVTSRWGIWVLISLRSNDLRFYELRDSIRGISEKMLAQTLRALVQDGLVWREVEPTTPPQVTYGLTEFGQDVGKPLTDLFDRITQRLPPSGTSAEERLSATGRASS
- a CDS encoding chaplin codes for the protein MRIRTTVAACTLAAAAILGGSGAAFADSGAEGAAVGSPGVVSGNVIQVPVHVPINACGNSIDIVGLLNPTFGNVCVND
- a CDS encoding ArsR family transcriptional regulator translates to MLRIELTTQDLARIRFAPQPAPLVELKLALMMLLRPDSEQVFGRWRRGLRQRLPGTTRPLWDLISAYMGPAFLDPLSTDLATGLDAVRAAPITLVRAGVEQAWARRRGPMPPWLRDLVHGDVTSRERLCLGLNDAFDAAFGATWPQVTAGHKAELARYALDAAERGVVGALATLCPGSRLVDGCWEVDAPYSRHVAAAGRGLVLLPTFHWTGATLVGDNEDQPLLVVYPAGPGTPFLPAALGEDALAPVLGSTRARTLRLLSDPLSTSELAANLAVSPGAASTHAAALREAGLIDTVRDGRAVRHELTALGKLLTNAAGQGDGSQGRGTVTAPATARGPRSPRPVEGAPVSTAEAKLRKGTDALLPHLHPAAHDQAQKP